A region of the Marmota flaviventris isolate mMarFla1 chromosome 3, mMarFla1.hap1, whole genome shotgun sequence genome:
TATGAGCAATTAATTTCATTACTTTAATGTTATTTCTTTGTTGAGATTATTAACCACAGGCACAAATTAAGAAGACTTTAAGCCTGTTtatgaattgaaaaaaattctgGGTAACAAAATGGTCAAATACAAAATGTATTCTCACACAGTTACAAGACTAAGTAGATACAGTGCTGTAGAAAAGTTATTAGCTAATATctacaaacttttaaaataacttgttaccttacttttatcatttttttacatGATCTATATTAGAATTTAAATGACTAGTTGGGCAGATGAAATGCCTAGTCTGAGTAATTATGTCATAATGCTCAAAATTTGTACTGAAGTGTCAGGGAAACACATACCTGTTTTTCTATTGAAGGAGCTATCTTTAGTATGAGTGTAGTACCTTCTATATGGGCCACAGGAGTAAAGAATTTTCTCAAGTAAAGAATACATCCTGGTATTTGTTTGTCAATATCTATGATATATACATTCAATATCCAGAGAAATATATTCTAGGAAATGTATTAAGATATGCATCATAttgtataacaaaaatatcaCAGTTTAAGTAGGCAGATTGGTAAATAGCAGTACAAAACAGCTCTGAAATAGAGATGATGGTTCTAAAAATGCAGTGGAGGTGGTTCTAGCTACTTCTACAGGAATTGAGATGGTATGTTAGTACCTACTCTAGATGCAGTATGGAATATGGATTAAAATGATCAGAATAGAAGATGTAAAGTCCAGTTAGAGAATTAATGTTTCATTCTGAGTGTAAAATCAAAATGATAGAAGTGAGATGGAAGcatgaaatggaaaatatgaattGTGTTTATAATATATTAAGTATCTTAAGAATGTACATCCTAAAGAAAATGGTCATTATTTAGATGTGCCCAATCATGTGGGATAACTTTTGAGAGAAATCAACACAGTTTTGGGTTTGGCAAGAGGAATAACATTAATAATTATGCAAAAATAATGATTGTGGGCTAGTAAATaaaaaagtcatatatatattttgtttcagaGGATAacagccagaataattaaatgcAGGAAAAAGTATAGCGTACTATAGACTCCACAGAAATTAAAAGGGTATATATTGGGATtggaatgtagcccagtggtagagtacgtGCCaccaggtgcaaggccctgggtttgatacccagcactaAGAAACAAAGAAGTATACCCACACACAAACAAGGTGAATTTATGATTTGATTCAAAAGCTTTATAAAATAGCATGGCTTTTGAAATACAATGATTGAGTGTATGTAAATCTGGGCTACACTAAATCAATATAACTTGTGCCAAGCTTTTCATTATATTGCAACAAACTACTTACAGATAAAAAGAATTTTCTGTATTGATCATTACCAAAAAGTATAGAAATAAGGAACTGTTATGAAATATTAAAGGGTCAGATGAAATGACCAACCTccataatttttctgtatttatagttgttaaattaaaaaatatttttttctttcaattttattaacatgtattaattgtacatatgAATAGGGTTGTGTGAGATATTTGCACTAGTCAAATCCAGCCTCCCTTTACCTGCCCTTGCACCCACTCTTCTCAATCTCTAGTATTCATTATTCTACATTCAGGTTGACAATTTTTGGCTTCCATGTGTTAAAACATgtagtagttttatttctttctgtgtctggctttttaCACTTAACATAAGGCTCATTCAtatagtttcatccattttgctgcaaatgtcAGGATTTCATTCCCTTTTACGGCTGGacaatattctattgtgtatatatgccacattttccttacccagtcatctattgatgggcacctagacTGATTCcttatcttagctattgtgaatagtgatgCAATAAACCTATACAGGTAGTTATTTCTTTGgtgaatttatttcatttcctttgactgCGTACCCAGAAGTGGCATATCTGGATCACACTGTACACCTATGTTTAGTTTTTACGGAACGTCCATACTGTTCTTCACAATAGCTGTGCTGATTTACATCCCTAAGAgttcctttctctccacatccttgtAGTATTTGGGtattttgtttgtgttcttgCCTTTTTGGTAATAGTTCTAACTGTGGTGAGATGGTGTctcattataattttcattttcctttctgggAAATGTCTAGTGATTTCCTCCTTTGTAATTCCTGATATTTCTAAAATGTGTGCTTTCTTTCTGTtagtgattttgtgtgtgtgtgtgtgtgtttgttttattgtcaGCCTGGTTAGAGCTTTATTAGTGTCATGCATCTCTCAAAAGTCAATTTtgcattttgataatttttctctattgccttcttcattttcaattttattgactttattGTCCTTATTATTGCTTGTCTTAGTATACTtagttttacctttttttaaattgtacttcATTGTCAAAGCTTATAagtattgttttttcttctgtttaggTGCTTTGACTTTTGATATGCAGATTGCCTAAAACATCAAAATCAGTTATGATAAATCACACAGCAATAACAACATTCATCTTGTTGGGACTTACAGATGACCCACAGCTGCAAATTctggtttttatctttttattcttaacATACATTCTGAGCGTCACTGGTAATCTGACTATTATCATTCTCACCCTGACGGATTCCCATCTTAGAAcacctatgtatttttttcttcgaAACTTCTCCTTCTTAGAAATCTCATTCACAACAGTCTGTGTTCCCAGATTCCTCTACAGTATATCAACTATGGATAACACCATAACTTACAATGCTTGTGCcagtcaaatattttttattggacTCTTTGGGGCCACAGAGTTTTTTCTCCTGGCCGCCATGTTCTAtgatcgctatgtggccatctgcaaacccCTTCATTACATCACCATCATGAACAACCGAGTCTGTGCCATCCTAGTCTTCTGTTGCTGGATCTCAGGGTTGGTGATCATCATCACACCTCTCAGCATGGGCCTCCAGCTGGAGTTCTGCGACTCCAATGTCATTGATCATTTTGGCTGTGATGCATCTCCTCTTTTTAAGATCTCATGCTCAGATACGTGGTTTCTAGAACAGACCGTTATTATTTGTGCAGTGTTTACTTTTATTATCACACTAATAGGTGTGATTCTTTCTTACATAAATATTATTAGGACAATTCTACGATTCCCTTCAgctcagcaaagaaaaaaagctttttctACCTGCTCCTCCCACATGATTGTGGTTTCCATCACCTATGGCAGCTGCATCTTCATCTATGTCAAGCCTTCAGCCAAAGAACAGGTGGACATAAATAAAGGGGTATCTGTGCTCACTACATCTGTTGCCCCTTTgttaaatccatttatttatacgTTGAGGAACAAGCAAGTGAAACAAGCTATCAATGACACAATCAAAAAAATTGCCTTTATCTTACACAAATAGGAGTATCCTGGATATAagcaattaaatgaaaatgaaaagttacTTCCTTTACGTCTTTCTTGAAGTTTCACTAGATTAGCTGGATTAACTTTCTTATGGTCCTTTATTGATTTGTgacaattttgtgattttttatactaatttgttatatgtgacagcagaatgcattacagttcatattaaacatatagggcgcatttttcatatctctggttgcaaaTAAAGCATattcataccatttgtgtctttatacatatacttaaggtaatgatatccatctcattccattatcttttttacccccatgcaccctaccttcccctcccacctctttgctctatctagagtttgtctaatcctcttattctccctctcccaaccccactatgaatcagcctccttacatcagagaaaacatttggcatttgattttttgggattggctattttcacttagcattatattctcctctccatccatttacctgcaaataccatgattttattcttttattgttgagtaatatttcattgtgtataaatgccacattttctttatccattcatctactgaatggcatctaggttggatccaccgtttagctattgtgaattgtgctgaaatgaacattgatgtggctttgaactgtagtatgctgtttttaagtcctttgtgtatagactgaggagtgaaatagctaggtcaaatggtggttccattcccaattttccaaaaaatctccatactgctttccatattgtctgcaccaatttgcagtcccaccagccatgtatgagtgtacttttttccccacatccctgtcaacacctattgttgtttatattcttaatattttccattctgactggagtgagatgaaatcttatagtagttttgatttgcatttctctaattgctggagatgtggaacatttttttcatatatttgttgattgattgtatattatcttctgagaagtgtctgttctgtttttttggtgttaagatttttgagttctctatataccctatagattagtgctctatctgacatgcatgtggtaagaatttggTCCCAATTAGTAGGcgctctattcacctcactgattgtttcttttgctgagtaaAAAGCTTTT
Encoded here:
- the LOC114083964 gene encoding olfactory receptor 6C2-like is translated as MINHTAITTFILLGLTDDPQLQILVFIFLFLTYILSVTGNLTIIILTLTDSHLRTPMYFFLRNFSFLEISFTTVCVPRFLYSISTMDNTITYNACASQIFFIGLFGATEFFLLAAMFYDRYVAICKPLHYITIMNNRVCAILVFCCWISGLVIIITPLSMGLQLEFCDSNVIDHFGCDASPLFKISCSDTWFLEQTVIICAVFTFIITLIGVILSYINIIRTILRFPSAQQRKKAFSTCSSHMIVVSITYGSCIFIYVKPSAKEQVDINKGVSVLTTSVAPLLNPFIYTLRNKQVKQAINDTIKKIAFILHK